In a single window of the Mugil cephalus isolate CIBA_MC_2020 chromosome 6, CIBA_Mcephalus_1.1, whole genome shotgun sequence genome:
- the ankrd29 gene encoding ankyrin repeat domain-containing protein 29, protein MSFKKETPLANAVFWAARKGNLALLQLLLNSGRVDADCRDSYGTTALMVASYSGHYDCVKELIMQGADINYQRETGSTALFFASQQGHHDIVKLLFEFGASTEFQTKDGGTALTVASQYGHSKVVDTLLKNGANVHDQLTDGATPLFLAAQEGHVTVIRQLLSSGAKVNLPREDGTAPLWMAAQMGHSEVVKVLLLRGADRDADRQDGSTALFKAAFKGHNSVIEELLKFSPSLGLLKNGSTALHAAVMGGNLQSVLLLLGANADPTLPNKDNELPADLTKSDRILKVLRPKILNGHS, encoded by the exons ATGTCTTTCAAG AAGGAAACACCCCTGGCCAACGCTGTGTTTTGGGCAGCGAGGAAGGGGAACTTGGCtctgcttcagctgctgctcaACAGCGGGCGTGTGGACGCAGACTGCAGAGACAGT TATGGAACAACGGCGCTGATGGTGGCGTCGTACAGCGGCCACTATGACTGTGTCAAAGAGCTTATCATGCAAGGAGCCGACATCAACTACCAGAGAGAG ACTGGTTCTACCGCCCTCTTCTTCGCCTCCCAGCAGGGACACCATGACATTGTGAAGCTCCTCTTTGAATTCGGTGCCTCCACTGAATTCCAGACAAAG GATGGCGGCACAGCTCTCACTGTGGCCTCGCAGTATGGTCACTCCAAGGTGGTGGACACCCTCCTGAAGAATGGGGCCAACGTTCACGATCAGCTAACT GATGGTGCCACCCCTCTGTTCCTCGCTGCCCAAGAGGGTCATGTGACTGTCATTCGTCAGCTGCTGTCATCTGGTGCCAAGGTTAACCTACCAAGGGAG GATGGCACTGCCCCCCTGTGGATGGCAGCTCAGATGGGCCATAGTGAGGTGGTGAAGGTGCTACTCTTGCGCGGTGCAGATCGGGATGCTGACAGACAA GATGGCTCAACAGCGTTATTCAAAGCCGCTTTTAAAGGACACAACAGCGTCATCGAGGAACTCCTCAAGTTCTCTCCTTCGCTTGGCCTTCTCAAG AACGGCTCTACTGCCCTTCATGCTGCTGTTATGGGTGGCAATCTCCAAagtgttctgctgctgcttgggGCCAACGCAGACCCTACACTACCAAACAAG GATAATGAACTCCCAGCAGATCTTACAAAGAGCGATCGCATCCTAAAGGTTTTACGTCCAAAAATCTTGAACGGACACAGTTGA
- the LOC125008996 gene encoding vacuolar protein sorting-associated protein 4B-like, which produces MAGGNLQKAIDLASKAAEEDKAKNYEEALRCYQHAVQYFLHVVKYEAQGDRAKQSIRAKCADYLDRAEKLKEYLKKKEEAPPAKPVKVSGGKESDSDEGDDPEKKKFQNQLSGAIVMEKPNIKWDDVAGLEGAKEALKEAVILPIKFPHLFTGKRTPWRGILLFGPPGTGKSYLAKAVATEANNSTFFSISSSDLVSKWLGESEKLVKNLFTLAREHKPSIIFIDEIDSLCGSRSENESEAARRIKTEFLVQMQGVGNDNDGILVLGATNIPWTLDSAIRRRFEKRIYIPLPEEHARAFMFKLHLGSTPNSLTEDDFMTLGRKTDGYSGADVSIIVRDALMQPVRKVQSATHFKKVRGSSWNNPGVVVEDMLTPCSPGDPNAMAMTWMEVPGDKLLEPVVSMADMLRSLTNTKPTVNEQDLEKLQKFTEDFGQEG; this is translated from the exons ATGGCGGGCGGTAATTTACAG AAAGCTATAGATCTGGCCagcaaagcagcagaagaagacaaagcCAAAAACTACGAAGAGGCCCTCCGATGCTATCAGCATGCAGTGCAATACTTCCTTCATGTGGTCAAGT aTGAGGCCCAGGGCGATCGAGCGAAGCAAAGCATCAGGGCCAAGTGTGCCGACTACCTGGACAGAGCCGAGAAGCTGAAGGAATAtttgaagaagaaggaggaagccCCTCCGGCCAAACCTGTGAAAGTATCCGGTGGCAAAGA AAGTGACAGTGATGAAGGAGATGacccagagaagaagaagttccaaAATCAACTTTCAG GTGCCATTGTTATGGAGAAGCCAAACATCAAGTGGGATGATGTAGCTGGACTTGAAGGAGCCAAAGAAGCCTTAAAAGAAGCCGTTATCTTGCCCATCAAATTCCCACATCTGTTCACAG GAAAGCGAACACCTTGGCGGGGGATCCTTCTCTTCGGCCCTCCGGGAACAGGGAAATCCTACCTGGCTAAGGCGGTGGCCACAGAAGCCAACAACTCCaccttcttctccatctcctcctctgacctcgTGTCCAAGTGGTTGGGAGAAAGTGAAAA GTTGGTGAAGAACCTGTTCACTTTAGCCAGAGAGCACAAGCCGTCGATCATCTTCATTGACGAAATCGACTCCCTCTGCGGCTCCAGGAGCGAGAACGAGAGCGAAGCCGCTCGCAGGATCAAGACGGAGTTCCTCGTGCAGATGCAGG GTGTTGGAAATGATAATGACGGAATCCTTGTTCTGGGAGCAACAAACATACCGTGGACACTGGACTCAGCCATCAGAAGAAG GTTTGAAAAGCGGATCTACATTCCTCTGCCGGAGGAGCACGCCCGCGCCTTCATGTTCAAACTTCACCTGGGATCCACCCCCAATAGCCTGACGGAAGATGACTTCATGACTCTGGGCCGAAAGACAGACGGCTACTCTGGGGCAGACGTCAGTATAATAGTCAGGGATGCCCTCATGCAGCCCGTCAGGAAGGTTCAGTCGGCCACTCACTTCAAAAAG GTTCGGGGATCATCGTGGAACAATCCCGGCGTTGTGGTGGAAGACATGCTGACTCCATGCTCACCTGGGGACCCCAACGCCATGGCTATGACGTGGATGGAAGTCCCCGGGGACAAACTCCTAGAGCCAGTGGTGTCCATG GCTGACATGCTGAGGTCGCTCACAAACACCAAGCCCACAGTGAACGAGCAGGACCTGGAGAAACTACAGAAGTTTACTGAAGACTTTGGTCAAGAGGGCTAG